A single Anabas testudineus chromosome 10, fAnaTes1.2, whole genome shotgun sequence DNA region contains:
- the hs3st1 gene encoding heparan sulfate glucosamine 3-O-sulfotransferase 1, whose protein sequence is MAALLLGLLLFAMQSPPVPSRPMTDRGPPSPPTSSPTDNGTNSHPNGTLQQLPQIIIIGVRKGGTRALIEMLSLHSAVAAAQNEVHFFDWESNFQKGSPWYLSQMPYAFPNQLTVEKTPAYFTSSKVPKRIHQMNPNIKLLLILRDPTERVLSDYTQVFYNRLQKHKRYQPIESVLVKDGEINLGYKALNRSLYYVHMQNWLQYFPLKSIHVVDGDELIRDPFPEMKKVERFLKLEPQINASNFYFNKTKGFYCLRDHGRERCLHDSKGRAHPHVAPAILQKLYQFFHEPNKKFFELVGRTFNWK, encoded by the coding sequence ATGGCTGCCTTGCTCCTCGGACTGCTGCTTTTTGCAATGCAGTCTCCCCCTGTTCCCTCCAGGCCGATGACTGACAGGGGGCCACCCTCACCTCCCACCTCATCGCCTACTGATAACGGGACCAACAGCCACCCCAACGGGACCCTCCAGCAGCTCCCTCAGATTATAATTATCGGTGTGAGGAAAGGGGGGACGAGGGCGCTGATTGAGATGCTCAGCCTGCACAGTGCGGTGGCAGCAGCTCAGAACGAGGTGCACTTCTTCGACTGGGAGAGTAACTTTCAGAAGGGCTCGCCTTGGTATCTCAGTCAGATGCCCTACGCCTTCCCCAACCAGCTAACGGTGGAGAAGACGCCGGCATACTTCACCTCCAGCAAAGTCCCCAAACGCATCCATCAGATGAACCCAAACATTAAGCTGCTGCTCATCCTCAGAGACCCCACAGAGCGGGTGCTCTCGGACTACACCCAGGTTTTTTACAACCGTCTCCAGAAGCACAAGCGCTACCAGCCAATCGAATCGGTGCTGGTGAAGGACGGCGAGATTAACTTGGGATACAAGGCTCTCAATCGTAGCCTGTACTATGTTCACATGCAGAACTGGCTGCAGTACTTCCCTCTGAAGAGCATCCACGTTGTGGACGGGGACGAGTTGATCAGAGACCCCTTCCCTGAGATGAAAAAGGTGGAACGGTTCCTTAAGCTGGAGCCGCAGATTAATGCTTCAAATTTCTACTTCAATAAAACTAAAGGATTCTACTGTTTGAGAGACCACGGGCGCGAAAGGTGTTTACACGACTCAAAAGGCCGGGCGCACCCGCATGTGGCACCTGCCATCTTGCAAAAACTTTACCAGTTCTTTCACGAACCCAACAAGAAGTTCTTTGAGCTGGTGGGTCGAACATTCAACTGGAAATGA